In Agrobacterium sp. RAC06, a single window of DNA contains:
- a CDS encoding cytochrome c oxidase assembly protein: MNLDIYCGPAPTPEMLWRDWNFDPPLLAAIGAIFVLLMTTASNPRQRMAAGAALVVMLIAFVSPLCALASALFSARVLHHILLVTFLAPFIILAIPPKARERQPLPAQLSFLVHTILMWTWHAPEPYLFALSSPAAYWLMELTLIGSAVWLWYDILSPRRTVGPSVALLLGTTIQMGMLGALLTFSREPLFAAHMDTTHPFGLSPLADQQLSGLLMWVPAALPYLFAALLKLRSLFAGRSFDSEAPR; this comes from the coding sequence ATGAACCTCGATATCTATTGCGGCCCGGCGCCGACACCGGAGATGCTCTGGCGTGACTGGAATTTCGATCCGCCCCTGCTTGCGGCGATCGGTGCGATTTTCGTGCTTCTGATGACCACGGCCAGCAATCCGCGGCAGCGGATGGCGGCCGGTGCTGCCCTTGTGGTGATGCTAATCGCCTTCGTCTCACCGCTCTGTGCGCTGGCGTCTGCGCTGTTTTCGGCCCGGGTCCTGCACCACATCCTGCTCGTCACGTTTCTGGCGCCGTTCATCATTCTTGCAATCCCGCCCAAGGCGCGCGAGCGTCAACCCCTGCCGGCGCAGCTCTCCTTTCTCGTGCACACGATCCTGATGTGGACCTGGCACGCCCCGGAGCCCTATCTCTTCGCCCTCTCATCGCCTGCCGCCTACTGGCTGATGGAACTGACGCTGATCGGGTCGGCGGTCTGGCTCTGGTACGACATTCTTTCGCCACGGCGCACGGTCGGGCCTTCGGTGGCACTTCTGCTAGGCACGACGATCCAGATGGGCATGCTGGGGGCTTTGCTGACATTTTCGCGCGAGCCGCTGTTTGCCGCGCATATGGACACAACGCATCCCTTCGGCCTCTCCCCGCTCGCCGACCAGCAGCTTTCAGGGCTTCTGATGTGGGTGCCGGCGGCCCTGCCCTATCTCTTCGCCGCTCTTCTCAAGCTGCGCAGTCTGTTTGCGGGACGAAGCTTCGACAGCGAGGCGCCACGCTGA
- a CDS encoding DUF2231 domain-containing protein, whose protein sequence is MAETSQTDAANPVIEQLEEKDKTSAVAVAGHPLHAMSVHFPIALVFGTLAVDVFYWFTADPFWLRVGLWSSGTAFGAGVAAGLVGTAELLLVPGIRARAASWAHAIAAITLISVAGANWGLRLIDPNVVLPHGMLLSVLAAVLTGVAGWHGGKLIFDHGIGLMVSPKD, encoded by the coding sequence ATGGCCGAAACATCTCAGACCGACGCTGCCAATCCCGTCATTGAACAGCTGGAAGAAAAGGACAAGACCTCCGCCGTCGCGGTTGCCGGTCACCCCTTGCATGCCATGAGCGTGCATTTCCCGATTGCCTTGGTCTTCGGCACGCTCGCCGTCGATGTCTTCTACTGGTTCACGGCGGACCCCTTCTGGCTGCGCGTCGGCCTCTGGTCCTCCGGCACGGCGTTTGGGGCCGGTGTCGCCGCGGGCCTTGTCGGAACGGCCGAGCTCTTGCTCGTGCCCGGCATTCGCGCGCGTGCCGCAAGCTGGGCCCATGCGATTGCGGCCATTACCCTGATCTCGGTTGCCGGCGCCAACTGGGGCTTGCGGCTCATCGATCCCAATGTGGTTCTGCCGCATGGCATGCTGCTCTCGGTTCTGGCGGCCGTCCTGACCGGTGTTGCTGGCTGGCACGGTGGTAAGCTGATCTTCGATCACGGAATCGGCCTCATGGTGTCGCCCAAGGATTGA
- a CDS encoding CopD family protein, which produces MIALLKFVHIAAIAIWTAGLISLPSLYVQRAHVENDDALYRMQRMTRFAFVVLISPAAFLAVASGIALSFMREVFAPWFSWKLAFVGLLAIFHVFSGLVVIRLFRKGEVYPAWRFVVATVSCGVVVLAILILVLAKEAPQFTLPPVMSEPGGLKRLLEPLNPWATP; this is translated from the coding sequence ATGATCGCCCTCCTGAAATTCGTCCATATCGCAGCCATTGCCATCTGGACCGCCGGGCTTATCAGCCTGCCGAGCCTCTACGTCCAGCGGGCACATGTCGAAAACGACGATGCGCTCTACCGCATGCAGCGGATGACACGCTTTGCCTTTGTCGTGCTGATCTCGCCGGCGGCCTTCCTGGCGGTCGCAAGCGGGATTGCGCTCAGTTTCATGAGAGAGGTGTTTGCACCCTGGTTTTCATGGAAACTCGCCTTTGTCGGGCTGCTGGCCATCTTCCACGTCTTTTCCGGACTGGTGGTCATCCGGCTTTTCAGAAAGGGGGAAGTCTATCCGGCCTGGCGCTTTGTCGTGGCGACCGTGAGCTGCGGCGTCGTGGTGCTGGCGATCCTCATTCTCGTGCTGGCCAAGGAGGCGCCCCAGTTCACCCTGCCTCCGGTCATGTCCGAGCCGGGCGGGCTGAAGCGCCTTCTCGAACCACTCAATCCTTGGGCGACACCATGA
- the ctaD gene encoding cytochrome c oxidase subunit I — protein sequence MNDARPETGYQTPETAIRLHHELDAVWGSGHGLERLSAVNHTVVGKRFMVTALVFFAIGGVLAMLIRAQLASTNSAFLDAAQYAQVFTMHGVIMMFLFAIPFFEGLAIYLLPKMLGARDLAFPRMSAYGYWCYLFGGTFLVAALLFGIAPDGGWFMYTPLSSRPYSPGINADVWLLGITFVEISALSAAIEIMVTILKLRSPGMSLTRMPIFAWYMLVVAAMMIIGFPPLILGSILLEVERAFDLPFFDPTRGGDPLLWQHLFWLFGHPEVYIIFLPAAGALSTIIPVLCRTRLEGYGLIVAAIVAMAFLSFGLWVHHMYTVGIPHVALSFFSAASALVAIPTGIQIFAWLATMAHGRPRYSIPMLHVFGFFFVFVAGGLTGVMLAMVPFDWQAHDTHFVVAHLHYVLVGGFVFPMMAAAYYWLPHITGRQPVQHLSKPAFWLIFIGFNVTFFIMHLTGLRGMPRRVFEYPQAAGWEVLNFISSVGSFVMTIGFALVALDLIMLIRHGRPFRRDPWEAGTLEWATPTPPPSYNFGSLPHIDTRADALAPRSLGPELAAGRGYLGFMRNGWMETLTVDMVSGRLDHVVVLPRPTYLPLWTAIATAAFFASLLAKIYWFTPVAFIAVVILFFLWTPATGLKQDVGPLEVGRGERALHHQEVAQPPSWWAVVFALAANATLYTSLVFGALFLWLSAPNWPPLDLDFTFVLPSLIGAGTLVTAAIAGRFANGQAGRTVTSLAVTLVAHMISVGAVAVLLMSIPAPTGHAASAAAFAVAVYVGLHAAIGAVLAIYGLWRWNSGYIGPSRMLDLRIGRLWHDYTAVAGLIGLAFPFVLQSLTGIGGR from the coding sequence ATGAACGATGCCAGACCCGAGACGGGCTATCAGACACCGGAAACGGCGATCCGACTGCACCATGAGCTCGACGCCGTCTGGGGCTCGGGCCATGGCCTCGAGAGGCTGTCGGCGGTGAACCACACCGTTGTCGGCAAGCGCTTCATGGTGACGGCACTCGTGTTCTTCGCGATCGGCGGCGTACTGGCCATGCTGATCCGGGCACAGCTCGCCTCGACCAACAGCGCCTTCCTCGATGCCGCCCAATATGCCCAGGTCTTCACGATGCATGGCGTCATCATGATGTTCCTGTTCGCCATCCCCTTCTTCGAGGGCCTGGCGATCTATCTCCTGCCGAAGATGCTCGGCGCCCGCGATCTCGCCTTTCCGCGCATGTCTGCCTATGGCTACTGGTGCTACCTGTTTGGCGGCACCTTCCTGGTCGCAGCCCTCCTCTTCGGCATTGCCCCAGATGGCGGCTGGTTCATGTATACGCCGCTCTCCTCGCGGCCCTATTCGCCGGGGATCAATGCCGATGTCTGGCTGCTCGGCATCACCTTCGTCGAGATCTCGGCGCTGTCGGCGGCGATCGAGATCATGGTGACGATCCTCAAGCTCCGGTCACCGGGCATGTCGCTCACCCGGATGCCGATCTTCGCGTGGTACATGCTGGTTGTCGCGGCGATGATGATCATCGGCTTCCCGCCGCTGATCCTCGGCTCCATTCTGCTGGAGGTGGAGCGGGCCTTCGACCTGCCCTTCTTCGACCCTACACGCGGCGGCGATCCGCTGCTCTGGCAGCACCTGTTCTGGCTGTTCGGCCATCCGGAGGTCTACATCATCTTCCTGCCCGCGGCCGGCGCGCTATCGACCATCATTCCGGTTCTGTGTCGCACCCGGCTAGAGGGCTACGGTCTGATAGTTGCGGCGATCGTCGCCATGGCTTTCCTGTCCTTCGGGCTCTGGGTGCACCACATGTATACGGTGGGCATTCCGCATGTAGCGCTCTCTTTCTTCTCGGCGGCCAGTGCGCTGGTTGCCATCCCCACCGGCATCCAGATCTTCGCCTGGCTTGCCACCATGGCGCATGGCAGGCCCCGCTATTCCATCCCCATGCTGCATGTCTTCGGCTTCTTCTTCGTCTTCGTGGCGGGAGGTCTGACCGGCGTCATGCTGGCCATGGTGCCCTTCGACTGGCAGGCGCATGACACACACTTCGTCGTGGCGCATCTGCATTACGTGCTGGTCGGCGGCTTCGTCTTTCCGATGATGGCGGCCGCCTATTACTGGCTGCCGCACATCACCGGGCGCCAGCCCGTGCAGCATCTGTCGAAGCCAGCCTTCTGGCTGATCTTCATCGGCTTCAACGTCACCTTCTTCATCATGCATCTGACGGGCCTGCGCGGCATGCCGCGCCGGGTCTTCGAATACCCACAGGCCGCCGGCTGGGAGGTCTTGAACTTCATCTCCTCGGTCGGCAGCTTCGTGATGACGATCGGTTTTGCGCTGGTGGCTCTCGACCTGATCATGCTCATTCGCCATGGCCGGCCATTCCGTCGTGACCCTTGGGAAGCCGGCACGCTGGAATGGGCGACGCCCACGCCGCCGCCGTCCTATAATTTCGGCTCGTTGCCACACATCGACACCCGCGCCGATGCGCTCGCGCCGCGCAGCCTCGGTCCGGAGCTCGCCGCCGGACGGGGCTATCTCGGCTTCATGCGCAATGGCTGGATGGAAACGCTGACCGTCGACATGGTGAGCGGTCGCCTCGACCATGTGGTCGTACTGCCCCGCCCGACCTATCTGCCGCTCTGGACGGCGATCGCGACGGCCGCCTTCTTCGCCAGTCTGCTCGCCAAGATCTACTGGTTCACACCCGTCGCCTTCATCGCGGTCGTCATCCTCTTCTTCCTCTGGACGCCGGCGACGGGGCTGAAGCAGGATGTCGGCCCGCTGGAAGTCGGGCGCGGCGAGCGGGCTCTGCATCACCAGGAAGTGGCGCAACCGCCCTCGTGGTGGGCCGTGGTCTTTGCGCTCGCCGCCAATGCGACGCTCTACACGTCACTGGTCTTCGGCGCCCTCTTCCTCTGGCTATCCGCCCCCAACTGGCCGCCGCTGGATCTCGACTTCACCTTCGTTCTACCGTCGCTGATCGGTGCTGGCACGCTCGTCACAGCCGCCATCGCCGGACGGTTCGCCAATGGTCAGGCCGGTCGGACGGTCACGAGCCTCGCGGTGACGCTTGTCGCACATATGATCAGCGTCGGCGCGGTCGCGGTACTGCTGATGTCGATCCCGGCGCCAACCGGGCATGCTGCCTCTGCGGCCGCCTTCGCCGTGGCCGTTTACGTCGGGCTGCATGCGGCGATCGGCGCGGTGCTGGCGATCTACGGTCTGTGGCGCTGGAACAGCGGGTATATCGGGCCGTCACGCATGCTCGATCTGCGGATCGGGCGGCTGTGGCACGACTATACCGCCGTTGCCGGTCTGATCGGGCTCGCCTTCCCCTTCGTGTTGCAGAGCCTGACCGGGATCGGAGGGCGATGA
- the coxB gene encoding cytochrome c oxidase subunit II — MFHRLAPLSLGALFLTSCSGDLSALDPAGPYAGAIADLWWIMLFGAGLILSLVLGLLGLVFFRPGFGRSLSPKGWMIAGGLFLPVPMLIALMTYGMAQGEYLIGAWQNEPVVARIEAHGAMWHWGFRYPDLGDDVSTDGTLHIPAGGVVEVRVTSADVVHSFWIPRLAGKIDAVPGHETVVRIRADVPGRYGGICAEYCGNGHAGMRFTVEAHPPETYRQRLTALSAGVSAP, encoded by the coding sequence ATGTTCCATCGCCTTGCGCCGCTCTCTCTGGGCGCGCTGTTTCTCACTTCCTGTTCCGGCGATCTCTCAGCGCTTGATCCCGCAGGGCCTTATGCAGGCGCGATCGCCGACCTCTGGTGGATCATGCTTTTCGGGGCCGGATTGATCCTTTCGCTCGTGCTCGGGCTTCTCGGCCTCGTTTTCTTCAGGCCCGGCTTCGGACGCAGCCTTTCACCCAAGGGCTGGATGATCGCCGGCGGGCTATTCCTGCCTGTTCCCATGCTGATCGCGCTGATGACCTATGGCATGGCGCAGGGGGAATATCTGATCGGCGCCTGGCAGAACGAGCCGGTGGTCGCCCGTATCGAGGCGCATGGCGCCATGTGGCATTGGGGCTTCCGCTATCCGGATCTCGGGGATGATGTCAGTACCGACGGGACCTTGCATATTCCGGCCGGCGGCGTGGTGGAGGTGCGGGTCACCAGTGCCGATGTCGTGCACAGTTTCTGGATACCGAGGCTCGCCGGCAAGATCGATGCCGTGCCTGGGCATGAGACGGTCGTGCGCATCCGGGCCGATGTGCCGGGCCGCTATGGCGGCATCTGCGCCGAATATTGCGGCAACGGCCATGCCGGCATGCGCTTCACCGTCGAAGCCCATCCGCCCGAAACCTATCGCCAACGTCTCACAGCACTGTCCGCAGGAGTGTCCGCACCATGA